In Macadamia integrifolia cultivar HAES 741 unplaced genomic scaffold, SCU_Mint_v3 scaffold155, whole genome shotgun sequence, the genomic stretch GAGCTTCTTTCCATTTCGTTGCACGTCCATCTTTCTTCATATACCCATTCTGATCAATTAAACCCTCTTTGCGGAATAGCTCAAACAACTTTACAGAGACAGTCTGGTCAAGACCTGGAATTCTGTCAGCCAAGAAATTTGGGTACAACGGGAACTCCATGCAAGCAATTTCTGCAACATCAatgcttttctttcttaaagctACCAAATTTTCATTGATAATCCGCAATCTTGCACGATCTTTAGGCATGTGGACAAAAAGGGTAGGAGGGTAGTCATCTGGTATGCCCTTTCTATAAAACAGTGCTTGTGCGATCATAATTGTTATACCACCAAATCTCATATCAGTGGCCAGCAATGAAACAAAATATCCACCAGATGAAGCTCCCAGAGCCACAAGAGGAAGTTTTTCAAGTTTGTTTTTGGCAACCCAAAGTTTGATAATCTCTTTGACAATTACTCTTTCTTGCCATCTCCCGAGTGACCAGCATTTCCCTGCACTTGAAATGGTTATGACAGCAAATTTCCGAGCAAGAGCATGAAGAACAATAAGCCTTTCCTCAGGAAGACCGATGCAATTCTGACAACTCACACATCTATCCCAAAAGTTTATTGCTCTACCATTGCATCCATGAGCCAGAAACAGAACAGCTTTGGGTGAATCAGGTATCTGCCATATCACTTCTGTTTCATTCCTGAACTCTACAGTAGGTTGGAATTGAACTGATGATTGAAATCTATTCCATTTCCGCTTTGAAAGATCAAATGAAGAATTGACTTGCTCTCTTTTGCTACTTAAAATAAATCCTGATACTGCAAGGATTATAACAAAGGATATGATCATAACAGCCACAGGACAGTTTTGCAGTCCGCGTCGTTGCGTCGGTAATTTTTTTGCATGCTTCATCATCACTGCCTGAtatcaaaaacagaaaattgaTTTTCCagactagtttctaatttctgctTATTCACACAGAAATTCCCAGTTAGGAAGTGAAATCATGTGTTTGATAAAAGATCAATTGCCTCCCACCCCCacaccaaagaaaaaagaaaaaacccataCACAGAACAGGGTAGTTGGCAAACAAAAGTTTCTCAAAGTCCCTAGTTAAATAATGAGCAAAGGAGCTTGGTTAGTACAAGTTAAATTTATTAGTAAAACCAAAATCTTAGTGCAAAACTAAAAACCAATTCGGTTCTCCAGAGAAATTGATTAAGGAAGAGGAATGTAAATGGGGTTTTTGCAGAACTAAAAATGGCCCGAAACAAAATTCTTGATTCATAAGTTTAGAGTCAATTGCGCCAAATCCTCAATTTGGGCAGCACAAAATACCCACCAGAggagaataaaaactaaaacagcaattttaattttaagtttGAATACGCCACTGTAATTTCATTAATTTGCGAGAGATCTATTCATGTAAATAGGCATTCtaatcttcaccaaaaaaactgaaacaagAGTTTCTGAAACATAAGACAGTGATCTGGACTTAGAGAAACTGACCTGGAATTTGGAATGGAGAATCAAACTGATCCACACCGATAGTCCAAATCCTTCTCGCAAAATTGTTCCTGATAAATAAATGTGAGAAAGATGCTGTGTACATTTTGTTggcttcttttcctttcttttcttagtttccaaacatagccttaaattATGTGAGGATTCCACAATTCTTTATTCCTAGAATGGAAGGAGCAGACCATGCCCGTACAAGAAACCTTTCCCATCACCATGGATTTATGGGATGTTATCGGTATTCGTATCCAATCAGATTGGATCAGCGGGAATAGATTGGTTCTTCCCTTGCTTGTTTTTAAAAggtataatttttgttttacctctATGTGTAATTAATCTAGATTGATCAAAGATCAGACATCGATCTTAaccaatatcaatacaatatgATTGATATAACACTGATACTTGAAATCATGCCCATCACACTTACCATTATACTCATATGGGATAACATTTAAGAGTGAGATGGAGTGGATTTTAAGAATAAGTGTGTCAGAACTTGGTTCCTTGATTTGATTTACACGAAAGACATAATGTCCTTGCTGATTTTTTAATCAATGGATGTTTCAGACTTAGATTATGACATATTTGATGGCTATGATCACCTTCCTTCATTGTAAATCTAGGTGTTTTACTTTGGATGTTTTTTTCAAACATCATTAAAGAAATTTATTACTTACAAAATGTAACCGGTGTGccttatataaataaatatttttatcattaaaactataattaaaaaaaaaaaatcctctagaCGCCAATTAAAATATGTGTGGAAAAAGCAACTTTGATAAATGCACAATGTGAGttatttgaaatatgaaaaaataaccTATCAATCTAGGATCCTAGGTTGCTTATGCCCAAACATAAGGTGGATGTTGAAAGACCACACAATATCccacaacaataataataaaggtaatttacaacgtcaccccctagagaatgtcactattagagagacatctcatctcTTTCACCATATTAAACTTAGACCCTTTACCGT encodes the following:
- the LOC122064178 gene encoding uncharacterized protein LOC122064178 yields the protein MMKHAKKLPTQRRGLQNCPVAVMIISFVIILAVSGFILSSKREQVNSSFDLSKRKWNRFQSSVQFQPTVEFRNETEVIWQIPDSPKAVLFLAHGCNGRAINFWDRCVSCQNCIGLPEERLIVLHALARKFAVITISSAGKCWSLGRWQERVIVKEIIKLWVAKNKLEKLPLVALGASSGGYFVSLLATDMRFGGITIMIAQALFYRKGIPDDYPPTLFVHMPKDRARLRIINENLVALRKKSIDVAEIACMEFPLYPNFLADRIPGLDQTVSVKLFELFRKEGLIDQNGYMKKDGRATKWKEALRETGTLLPDKPVLGHHIQEELNLAYAYHEMTSLQSEQIFYWFESHMS